In Scleropages formosus chromosome 6, fSclFor1.1, whole genome shotgun sequence, the genomic stretch CTGCTGGTTGCATCATTTTCCTCACTGCAAAGCGGGACTGCTGGTCCTGTCCATGTTCATACTGAATGTGTTAGTGTGTCATGGAAATACAGCCTGCTGTGCAATTTGAAGAACAACCCAACTGCCTGgacagtaaaaatgaggaaatactGCAGTACACTGCTGTATAGCATTTGTCAAATGGTTCCATCAGTAGGTGGCTATTGGATTGTGCCCCGGCCTGTCAAGTGAAGTGAGTTCAGGACCGAGAATATGGCCATTATTATTACGACCATGGACATCACTTGGTTTCTCACGGCTGCTGGCAGTGTCGGCCCTTCCCATCTGACCTGATGCAGATATGGACCAGTCAGAAGTTTCATGAGGTATTTGTCCTTGAGCTGTGCTCCACTGTGGAGCCATGGAAAGGTTCTCCTCAGTATAATATCTAGTCTCTGCCACCTGGTTAGAGCATCATCTCAAGGGACTTCTGGTTCAACTAGTCCAGTGATGTTTAGTCCCAGTTTCAGCTGGATTGCTGCATGTAGTTTCAGGTGAGTTGTTATGGCTGTTCACTGCTCTTGCTGGGAGTAGACAGCAGAGACCTATAGACAGCATGGAGCTCCTTTAAAACCGTGTTCAGTTTAGAGGCCGGGATTAACTACTAGACGCAGCTGAATGGATCCAGTCCTCAGCCGTTCAACTATCTTCATCTTTGAAAACTCAGAGAGTTTctcctttcagttttttgtttgtaaaagaTCTCCTAGGTTAAACCAGCTGATAAAAATGTTGTACAGCAGCCCTGTGAGATGCTAGCCAAGCTTATGGTTTGCTCACCCGTGCAACTGGTATACCTGCAGGCCTCAAGAGCAAACTCCCCTGGTTCTGGAAACTTCACTGACTCACACCTCTATCTAATGCTTCCAAGAAGAGTTCTGTTGTACAAGGGGCTTCTTCAAGTCTGTGAGAAAGTGAAATCGAAATTGTTCATCATCAACTGAGCAGGTGTTTCCAGTCTGTTCAGGTACAGGGCTTCATACTCCCTCTGCAGTCTTGGAAAGGTCTGGATCAGGTCCTAACAAAACCATGTTTCCTTCTGATTGGCCACATTTTAGTGTGGAACACCAGACGGGCCTATGACACATTTTGGCTGAAGCCTTTTAGAATGCTGAGTGCACATGCGGCACCTGGAAAACCGTGAAAAGCACACGTATTTCCCCACACTGAGGTGTGTGTCAACCTACTGGCAGCTCTACAACTGCGAAGAGTCCAGCTGCTGTAAGCATTAGTGTCAAGTGCTTTTACTACTTTTACCGCTGGACTTCAGGGGCCACTTTACAGGGGAGGTTAGAGCACTTATAGCACTGGACCTCATGACAGCAGATTTGTTGGAGGATCCTAGAGCGTCCACCTGCAATTGGTTTGGTGTGGATCCATGGTATGTGATTGGCAAGATGTGTGATCTATGATCCTTGAAGATCTGGGGTGTATGACTGGTGGGACTGGGTGATCTTTGACCTCTCATTTTCTGGGAGTGTATACATGGCCATACCTACTGGGTGTTTACTGCAAACATGGGTGCTGTGTCACATTGTGTGTCCAGAGAGCGGGCATCACTGGTGGTAAATCGACAAGGAGAACTGCAGGATCTTGCactcagacgtgtgtgtgtgtctgtggtggtCTCCCCTAGCAATGGTGCAGGTGTACCTGAGATGAATTCTACCTGATGGAGCAGTGTCCCCTCTTTGTGGAACAGCCACGGAGACAGGGGGACCTGGGGATGAGCTCTCCATTCGTTTGTGGGGTTTTCTCCAGCATGACCAACATAAAGCCACGCACAAACACATTTGTATTGTTATTTGAGGTGTTACAGGTGTAAAAACAAACTAAGGAAGTGATCAGAAGACTCAAAAGGAGTTCAATGTGAAAATTAGACATAAACATAGAATCACCCTGGACACtagctttaataataataataataataatataacccTGTTTCTGTTGCTAACAGTACATGCATAGATTACTTGATCAATAGGCTGATCAATTCACTTATAATTAATGTGCTGCCAAATTCATCTGGTGATCAGCTGATCAAATGCGTGGCTAAGGTGCTCCCTGACTGTGTCCTGCAGGTTTTACCACGGCGCATACCACATTGATGTGTGCATCAATGACTACCTGGACGTGTTCTGCCCGCACTACTCAGGCGCGGTGCCGCCGGAGCACACGGAACGCTACGTGCTCTACATGGTGAACTACGATGGTTACCGCACCTGCGACCACACGGCTAAGGGCTTCAAGCGCTGGGAGTGCAACCGGCCGTATGCACTCGGCGGGCCCCTCAAGTTCTCCGAGAAATTCCAGCTCTTCACACCCTTCTCGCTGGGCTTCGAGTTCCGGCCCAGCACCGAGTACTACTACTTGTGTGAGTGTTCGCGTCAAGCTTGCACCGCCGACTGGGCTCCAACCATCTCACTCAACTGTGTTCCTATTGCATGTCCACAGCTGTTGAGCAGCATGTGAAACACGGGCCGTGTCATTAATATTCACACGTAGCGTAATAAAGCCAAGAGCCAAGACGTGTGTCCTGTTGCATGTAGTGTGTGAGGAAAGGTCACATGAAGCTGAGCCTGTGACTCCTGAGACTGTACGTGTTCCTCACATGTTCCGCAcctggagcacacacacatattcagtgAAATGTCTAAAATCCAGCAGTAGCACCGGCACATTCGGTGGGATTGTGCTTCACCAAGTGTACTGCAGTACAAGCTGAAACGGATTCTTCTTTCACTACACTCACACTAACTGTATGTGTGGGCTTCTCTCCCTGTCCTTCCCCCCATAGCATCCAACATGGCTGCAGGTGGGACCAGGAGCTCCTGTCTGAAGCTGAAAGTGTTTGTCCAGCCTTCAAGTAAGTTGCTATAAACACCCGAGGAGTAGTTTCCAAGAAAACCTTTAATCTTTATTGTTCTTCAAATGAAGAGCTCTTCATATGTGATGTTCTTCAGATGTTGTTGAGGTTTCCCCGTTTGCTTTGGACCCATACAGTTCAGATTGTTCTATAGACATCTGAAAAAGCCTGTGGAGAAGCTTTCCATGGGGAAGGTCTTAGGGTCTCTATGCTGACTgctcttgctgtttttctctcatGCTGGCAGACAGCTGTGTGAGAACGACTGGAGCCCATGACCACATCTTTGATGTTCATGACAATTCTCTGGAACCCAGAGGTCAGTGTAGCTCAGTACACTTTGcctctgtctgtttctgtgacATGATGTCTCCTGTCTATCCATGCTGATATATCCTCTCTGGTATAATCTttcagatggatggatggatggatggatggatgaatggattgatggatggatggactttaCTGATCCCAAAGAATTGCACACATGGTTTCTCTTTTCTGGTATGGCGTCTTTAGTGTGATTTCACCGTCATTACTAGTAGTCTGAGCAGCTTCTTGCTAGACCTCACCTTCTACAATAGAATGTTTTTGAATGTCTCTTCTCAATTCCCCCAGATGACACCATTCATGAGTCTGCTCAGCCATCAAGGGGCGATGTCAACTTGGCGGAGTGTCACCCCAGTTCCTGTTTTTCCttgctggtggtgctgctgcatcTACTCACACTACTGGTCACATAGCACCTGTTAGGCTGAGGAGCAAGGGCAAGCACCTTGAGCCCTCCAGGGTTGATCTCCCCATGCTGTTTACTTGATGTTAGTGTCCTCGGCTGATGTCTCAGAAGGACAGGTCCAGGGAGGAGCAGCGTGAAGGAGCAATGCCTGGTTTACACTCAGACACATGTACACACTCCTGAAGCCCCTTGCCGTGATAAAATGAAAGCCTTCTGTTGTCTTGTGTCCATGTCAGGTAGACCCATCACCCCCGTGTGTTCAGGGTATAAAGACCTGCTCAGAGGATGGTAGGCCTGGGCTCATCTATGAAGGCTGACAAACATCACCTTCAAGGAAAAGAGGAGCTTATGTTTATGCGGTTTTTAGGCATCAAGAACATGTGTGGAGATCAGCACCACTGGAGACCAGTGAGCAGGATGGTGGGCCAGCATGGTCGCTCCTCTGGATCATATTCTACAGCACAGTTTTCAATAGAACTCCTTCCGTAACTCCTTGGTGTCCTCAGTGTCCTTTCAGAACAGCTGGTGTCTCCAGGTGTATGGAAAACAAGTCTAGGAGACACCTCAGCAGTCAAACCTAAGCAGAAATTGAGGTTGGAAAGTATCCCCACAGTGATGAGAATGATGAGAATATGGACACAAGACCAGATGTCCTTGGTGATCTCGGAGATGGGTGAAAACTGCAGTATACTGCAGAATTCATGTTCCCACATGTGGTCAGGTGCCATAGGTGGTTCCTGTCTGGGTTTGGACCCTGTCCCACCACGTCGCACCATCTCCTACCACATCCCACCTGTTCTGTCCACACCCTACCACATCTCACCAAGTCATGCCATCTCCCACCATGTTGCACCGTCTCCTGCCACGTCATACCGTATCCCACCACATCCCACCACTTCTCTCCATGTTCTACCACATCCCACCACATCCTATCACATCCCACGATGCCACACCACTCCATGTCCTACCATATCTTGCCATATCATGCAATGTCCCACCACATTGCACCATCTCCTACCATGTCATTCTACACCCCACCATATCATACCAATCCCACCATGTCTTTCCACATCCTACCACATCCCTAAATCTCATATCATCAGAAGAAGACAGGATCATGTTGTTCCTTCAGCAGGATTCTATGGACCAAACCCAGGAATCTGGCCTACTTGTTGTACCTTTTCCGGGAATGGTGCTCTCTTTAGTGTGGATACTATATATCCTTGACTATCATCAGGAGGACCACATCATGGACATGCTGATACCCGGACAAGAACAACAGGCTACAAATAATGTTTGATGTCCAGCTGTTGATTTGATTTGTACATCTTTTGTAAGAAAATGCTCATTCCTCGATGCTTTGTGATGTTTCTTCTGGtgtttggagacaagcatcccCTGGTGAAACAACGAAGAGGACCATCTCTGTCTGGTGTTAACCAGCACCTGCAGGCTGTTGGgccataaaaacacaaacagaagtaCCTTCAGCGAAATCTACAGAAAGTTCCTGGTCCATCCAAGTTCTGTGACGGAGACTCACAGTTTCAAACGAGCCAGTCTTGCCCTCCATATCTTCTTCTGCATCTCCTCAAAATTCTAGAGGAATCCTTCCAGAGTGTTTTAGCTGGATTACATGGGAACTTTGGAAGTTTTTCTGGAGTGAACTGTGTGGGTTCAATGACCTGGGTTTCCATTGAGATGTTGCGTTGCCATGGTAATTAGATCCACTGATGCTGGTCAGGCAGACCACACGCTGACATCTGGACTGTTTGATGTGTCCGGTGTCTACGTccttcagcttcagtcagcaccATTTGCACTCCTTTACCATTCACTGTGATCTGATTCCTGTGATGGCCTGCTAAAGAAAGGGCACGGCTCCCTGGGGGGTCTTTCCCTAGTGGGCCACTTGTCTTCATGTCCTCACATGTCCCCAGTCAGTACCAGCCTGGCCCTGACCTGGTCCTCTTCTGGTGACCTCTACTGGACACTTACTTGTACGCCATGGGCTTGATAATCCAACAGAGGAAGAGGTAAAGGACCAGAGAAGGTCTGGATCTGTAAATATGAGTGTCTGAGTAGGTGTAGATAGAAAAATCAGAAATTAGCGAATAAAGGTcgtggtgtgtgttgtgttctgaTGACTACTGCTCTTGATGGACTAAAGTGGTGATGTTTCAAAATCTCTTCTGTCACTGTGGTCATCCTAAACCCCTGTTGTCCTCTTGATATCCATTCTCCTCCCAGATATTTTGATCCTCATTtttctcctcatcctccttcttctcctc encodes the following:
- the LOC108932018 gene encoding ephrin-A5-like; this encodes MLRAEVMMTLMTVMMMMMMLLVLLLLWMSVSSQDASSRGASVRHTVFWNRSTAGFYHGAYHIDVCINDYLDVFCPHYSGAVPPEHTERYVLYMVNYDGYRTCDHTAKGFKRWECNRPYALGGPLKFSEKFQLFTPFSLGFEFRPSTEYYYLSSNMAAGGTRSSCLKLKVFVQPSNSCVRTTGAHDHIFDVHDNSLEPRDDTIHESAQPSRGDVNLAECHPSSCFSLLVVLLHLLTLLVT